Proteins from a genomic interval of Osmia bicornis bicornis chromosome 13, iOsmBic2.1, whole genome shotgun sequence:
- the LOC114873686 gene encoding mediator of RNA polymerase II transcription subunit 11 → MTPPMERIQILETIEKDIIVCLQSAGQAFVELSKEKSSLKQAEAQTQQFLKTLGHVESKLSEQINYLTQVSTGQPHEGSGYASQKVLQMAWHRLEHARSRVNELELIKNKPR, encoded by the exons ATGACGCCACCCATGGAAAGAATACAGATTTTAGAAACTATCGAGAAGGATATCATCGTGTGTCTACAAAGTGCAG GCCAAGCTTTCGTAGAACTTAGTAAAGAAAAATCCAGTCTAAAACAAGCCGAAGCACAAACGCAACAGTTTTTGAAGACGTTAGGTCACGTGGAATCCAAGTTGAGCGAACAAATAAACTATTTGACTCAAGTTTCGACAG GACAACCGCACGAAGGATCTGGATACGCGAGTCAGAAGGTTTTACAAATGGCATGGCATAGGTTAGAACACGCGCGAAGCAGAGTAAACGAATTGGAGCtgataaaaaacaaaccaagATGA
- the LOC114873685 gene encoding cytochrome b-c1 complex subunit Rieske, mitochondrial-like, producing the protein MYGVKSHLLHYVMFLAPSRDVLAEAQIEIALQGIKVGKVAIVKWRGKPVFVYHRTESTIEQERAVNIDELRDPETDEERTIKPEWLIVTGICTHLGCVPIPNAGMIAGGFYCPCHGSHFDASGRIRKGPAPTNMEVPQYKFLDNDTVLVG; encoded by the exons ATGTACGGGGTAAAATCTCACCTGTTACATTACGTTATGTTTCTGGCCCCTTCGCGAGACGTTCTCGCGGAAGCGCAGATCGAAATTGCCTTGCAAGGCATAAAGGTCGGTAAGGTAGCGATTGTCAAGTGGCGAGGGAAACCAGTCTTCGTTTATCATCG TACGGAGTCCACGATCGAACAAGAGAGAGCGGTGAACATCGACGAATTAAGAGATCCTGAAACAGACGAAGAAAGAACGATAAAACCAGAATGGCTGATCGTAACCGGTATTTGTACGCATCTTGGCTGTGTACCGATTCCCAATGCCGGTATGATAGCCGGTGGATTTTATTGTCCCTGTCATGGTTCCCATTTCGACGCATCCGGTCGCATACGCAAGGGGCCCGCGCCCACCAATATGGAAGTACCCCAGTATAAGTTCCTCGATAACGATACCGTCCTCGTTGGttga